Below is a window of Maylandia zebra isolate NMK-2024a linkage group LG19, Mzebra_GT3a, whole genome shotgun sequence DNA.
CAAGTCTGTGGATTCTTGCAAAACAATGTGTTGGAGATGTGCTACTTATTTTAACTAGTAGTGGATGTTGTTAAAAACGATATATTTTAAACCTAGCATTAAAAAGGATGTTATTGAAGTTAACTACCACTCGTATTATTTGCAGGGCACATTCTTAGAAATAGACATACAACAGCTAACTCGAGCATTCACAGAATATACCTCTATGTTTAGAAACTGAAAACCAGCAATCACTAAAATGAATCTGAAAACCTTCTTATGGTGATGCTTTGGTGACTCCCGGTGGTCACACTGAGTAACACAGGAAAATGTTTACTATAGAATATGAATTATTTATtagaacaataagagaacaatACTGAGAAATAGGATGAACCTCGACATGAGTACAACGGCACAGTGTATACGTTGTATTTACAATACATTACATGTACATCACAAACACATATCTCAGCTCACAGTACAACACTCACACGATGGGCCACACTACATCAAAATAGCATGGCTGCACCAGCCATTTTTTAAGTATCAATATGAAGCCAACATAAGCATAAATAACTCCATGAAAGTACCACTATACTGTACAAAATGTTCCGATATCTCACTGTTCTTATGAAGTGTGTAGTGTTTCACACAATAAATATTGACAGAAGCATGTTGTGCATTGAAACGAGCAGTGAAAACAATATAAAGCAATCTGTACAACTTTCATTCTGCTGCTCTAAGCTCAGTGGGTTCCTGTCATTGCTAGTAACGACATGCACTTTTTGATGACCTTTTCCGCTGCTCACACATTTTACTGCAGCCTTTGATTTCCATTTTATGTTTAACATAAATAGCTAAGCTCATTAACTGATCAAGAATTGATCAAACACATTCTGCAAATGCCTTTTCCCCCTCTAAAAATACTGCATTCCTTCATTCAATGATGCCTTGTGTTTGCACACTAGCTAAATAAATTAAGTAATGCTCAAGCTACTGATTGTCACCTTTCTAAGCTGCTGAAAACATTAAAGGGGCTTGTCCTGTTTACTTCAGATTTGCaattttaaaaagccttttttAAAACCATCTTCCCACTAAAAAGTAATTTGGAtaaatgtgcatttaaaaaaaaacaacaagttgTTAAATTGCACCGTATTTAGCTTTAAAAAATCCACCACCTTTAAAGAAATTCCTTAACCTTATTATTGGTGACACACAGATTTTCCTTCCTTGATAAAAACAACTTGTGCAGCGTATTCTCCTTTATATCATGTTATCTTCATCTCATTATACTGATAAATACTTGCACTGTTCATGATCAAATCAGGATTCATACCTGCTGCCACACGGAGGCAGCACCAGTCCCCTTGCTGAAGCATCAGTGTATGTATAAGTCTAAGAGGAGGAGTCCTCCTCCACTGGGTGGAGAGCGTGCCTCTTCAGCAATGTCTTTAGTATCTCCACCTCCCGCTCTGTCTCTTTTAGTTTCTTACGTAGTGTCTCATTAGCTTTACGGAGCTTCTGGTTCTCCTGTTAAAGAAACCTTATATTAAAATAACAAGTGGGCGATATGGTGCATAAAAGTAGAGTATAATTCATAGTGTGATACTCACCAGTTCCAGAGTTTCGTAGGTAGGTTTGCTCTCCTCCTCTGGCTCTTTAGGCTTTTGCACAACAGAAGCTCTGTTTTCCCATTTGGCACAGTATCGCTGTTTTCTTTGGGGTATTGGGCTGGGACATGAGGTGAGGGTGGGTGTTGCTGGGACTAAGAGAGAAGCTGAGGTGGGCGATACTTCAGGTCCATCTGTCTGGGTATGGCTATGGACTCTCCTAGGCCTCGAACTGGAAGTGACTGGGGAGTCCGGGCTCCAGTCTCTCCTGTCATCCGGAGGGTAGGGGAAAGGACATTCTTCTGAACCTGGGCAGAGGGACACGCTTAGTAATTATTTCTGTTAATTTCAAAATGCACATTAACAGACGGAAATAGCTATTGTTCTCATAGCCCTGTAAAACCTGAACCATGAGCTACATCCAAcatttttgtgcaatttattgCTCACAGTAGCACTGCTTGTGTCTGATTGTATAcaacacatttttcaaaaaaacaaaaataaaaatcacgtTGATGATGTAGAGATCTCAAAAGCTCATGTATGAAATATGATACAACTAAAATGAAAGGGCTAAAATTGTCTAATGATTCCTTTTTGCTGATCACGGTTGTCTTACAAAGCTTACCAATGCGTTTGACTTGGTTCATCAGCATCTTCTCACTGACAATCTCCATGCTATTGTTCTTTCCCAACAGGCATTGATGTGGTTTAAGTCCTATTTGTGCAACAGAAAGCAGCGTGCAGTTTTTAAGTGGGTGCAAATCGGATCTGATTACTCAGCAGCAAGGGGTGCTGCTAGTTTCTATCCTAGCACCACTTCTTTTTGTATTCTATTCAACTAATTACTCTACGCAACTTTACGCAGATGACACTATTGTCTATACATCAAAGACCTCTGTTTTACAACCTCAACAGTTCTGCACTTTGACTTTAAAACTCTTCAAACCTGGTTCTCAGCTAACAAATTATTGCTTTGTAGATCAAAAAAACTTACTCTATGCTCTTTAGCGTAAAGACAAACCTTTAACTAAAATCTTTTGCCATAGCCTGAATATTTTCCCCTtcagaaagcagaaaaatatttacattGCACTGACTCTAAACTTACTTTTAGACCACGTATTGACTTTAATATTGGTATTCATTGTTCCAGACACTGTCTTGTTCACAATATTAAACAGAGATTTGTCTCACTTGCCACGTTACTAGGCACACCTGTTCACTTATcacaaatatgttttaaatgcaaaacacgtgctcttctgcatacaaATACAAGCAGATGGGCATAAAAGGAGCGGTCTTCTGCTGCCCAAAGGTCCCATAAAGCCCCTACTGCAATGTGGCTCAACGGGAGCTTTGCATGATGTATATGAAACCgacacatctgcagcagctgtgtgacacTATCATGCAAATAATGGACCTAAACCTCTGAGCAATGTTTCTAGCACCTAGTTGAATCTATGCAATAAAAAGGCCAAACCACTAGTGGGAACTGCTAGTGTACCTTATAAAGTGGCCAGAGAGTGTATATTACCAATTAtgtggtggctgtagctcaggaggtagagcaggtcatctactaattggaaggttggagGTTTGAtctctggctgctccagtctgcataccAAAGTATCCCTGAATACGATcctgaaccccaagttgctctaaGATGCGTTCTTTAGAATGTGAATGCATGTGAATGGATGTAAATGCTAGATATAAAGCACTAGAAAAGGCGTAGAATGAATGGGTGTGAATagttgaatgaggcatgttttacaaagtgctttgagtgtgcGAGTAGAAGATCGCCCATTTACCATTTGAACTACAGTAAAATGGATCTTCATCCTCgtaatattataaataattgTAGTAGATTTGGacatattttgaaatgtaaCTTTGATTACCCTCATAGTTTAAAACattctttggtttcttttatttcatgttATTAACTAAAAAGCTCCTCTTTAAAGTAACTTTTATGCCTAAAGAGCAATCAGTGATCCTTAAAGAAAATGGCTCAGATCAGTTATCACACCATATGACAAAACAGTACGTCAGAAAGACTAATTTTGAAAGAGCCTGAGTCTCTTAGTTAGTCAGCCTATAATAAGCAAAAACGAAAGTTTTTCTGCTCCGAATATAGAAGCATTTTTAAAGCCGGTGGGCAGCTTGAGTTTTACTGTAAGTGAAACTGTTCCTAGCGATAGATGGAGGGAAATCACCCTCACAGCAGACCTGACCTTGCGTTCAAGAATTGTTTTTTCTTACAGCTATTGCAAACTCTTTTTGGCACagatgagaaaaaaacaactttattttctgtgcagTGTCGGAGGCAGTGattacaggaaacaaaaactgTCTCACCAATGAACAAGTGGCTTAAAAACTTTCCGCCAGAAGATGGCACATGATACAGAAAATTAGTGATTACTCCATGCCGGGTATTTGTTATTGTCTACATATTTGAGGTGAGATTGTGCGGTAACATGTGCAAGAAAAGCATGGCGTGATTAACAGTACTGAATGCGGGTGTACCCCATCAACACAACCCACCCTCTGAAGTGCCTGTGGTGACCGGCGTGGAGCTCGGGGTCGGACTGTCAGTGGCGTTGGTCACTTTGGTGTTCTTCTTGCACTCAAACGCCACCTGGTCCTTGCACAGCTTGTGGCAGTTCATCCCGCAGTCTGTGCAGGCCCAAAAGAATGCACGACATGTCACAACAGGAACCGAAGTTGATCTAGCTTCAATAAACTGACTTCTCACTTCTCTTTGAACACTATCTGTTCTGCAAATGCAACTCTCAGACTCTTGTTTTTGCATGCTTACTGTCAAGCAAACAAATAGTTCTCAGATCTTTAGAAGGACGGGGGAGGGGGAAGAAAATTGTGGTTCTCAGTGCAGTCTCTTTCTGTCATGTGCTGCAAGGTTCAACTAGCAACATGCAACGCAACAAAAAACCACACTCCATTTCACCTGCTCCCCACAAGACAGAGTGTACCTCTCCAAGTATTTGAGTTAACTGACATTTGGCCAGAGATACCAAAGTTACACGAGAGAGATCACCATATTCACCTTTGCATCTGTAGCCTTGCTTGATGACACCCCATAACtgtgagagaaaagagagagaacaaCATTTATGTGACTAAACATAAAAGAGCAAAACccaaatgacattttttttagaaaacagCACCAAGGAGGTTTGTGTTTCCTTACAAATCCTGAACAGTTGTCACAAAAGGTGGGTTTCATGTAAGTGGTCTCCTGGAAGTTGTGGACAAAGCCAAGGCCCAGCTTGGAGCAGATGACACTGGCCCGCATAAAATAAGCTGTGATCTCCTCTCTGCTGACTTGGCCTTCCCTGAAAAAACCACAACACATATATtgtaagctgatgtttaaaagaGGAAACAGAGCTGTGATACAGGATGATTGCAAAAGAGCCTGATATACTAAAAATCTATTAATAGTAATAATTTACATGTTATTTTTgtaggttttttaaaaaattttcatTAATGTCTCTCCATATTTATAGATGGCTACACCCACTCATCTGCCCAGTGgttgtaaaaaaaacatataccACTTAGTGACAATGTTTTTTACAGCACCGGTTGCCTATCAGTTGTGCTGGTTTTCATGTACACATTTAGCGGCAGCTTTATGGTTAATTCCGCAGCTATTTTATGTTTCCGGTTGCTAAACTCGCCACTACACATCTACAAATGCCACTTTTGCTTCCTCTCCCCTGAAGTCATAAATAGCCTCTGAGCAAATACATGACCTGTCAAGAGACTCACTTCTCTTTGTCCATGACACAGAAGGAAAACGGAAAGCTAGCAGCGATTTTCTCAAAGTCCTCCTGATTAATGAAGCCGTTCTCGTCGTGGTCGTAGTTCTTGAACACGGACTGCGAAtgacaacaaataaaaagcattgtTGCTCAGTTGTTAGTGAACAATAGCGGGGAAGGCAGGCTGTCAGGATGGCATCATGCAAGAGAATAGTTGAAATAAGGAGGCTTGAAAACTGTGGAGGCTTGAAAAAGGGAAGCGCTTACATCGACCATTCTTTGCACGTGTTTGCTGATGGTTCGAGGATCGGGTTTAGGAGCCACTCCTGATGCCCAGTCCACAAACACGGGAGGTCTAGAAGGTGTGGCtggctgattaaaaaaaaagaaaactaagtCTCAGGAGATATGCAAAATAACATCTGACCAAAGGAGTTTCAGTTATCATACACTCCATAAAATAAGGCCCAAATGACGACAACTTTAAGCAATTTAATTCCATTTAAATCTGTTACGTAGGTACGATTATGAGGGCAAAGACTCTTTTTCTGAGTGCATGGGTGAAACAACCAAGACATTACAGGCTAATTACTGCGCTTAAGTTAGTCAGTTtaacaaaagcataaaaattCACTTTCAACAATGTTGCACGGATGTCAGGCTAGGCACTTTCTTATTTTCAGTCTTCAGACTAAGTAATTGCTTCATTTTTAGCACACACAAGAGACAGTGAAATCTATATTCTCATCTCTGAGAGAAAGCAAATAAGCCTTTGCTTCCGTTAAGCATCATTACACTTTTGCTTAACCAATCTCAGGTCCCAAAGAGGTGAAAGGCTTGCTGTTTCTGTCTCTTTGCATTAGGCCAAGATAAACAGCTGCTCTCTCTAAAGAAAGAGAGTGAATAATCCTGCTTTCCAAGACAATCTATTAGTTTGTTGATATGCTGAATTTTTCCAGCTGGTAAACAAATGTTTACTTAAATCGTGTCTGTTGCTATCACTCACAGGTGCTTTGCAGTTCTTGGGTTCCCGTGCATACGACAGTTCATAAATCTCATCCTCAGAGTAGTAAAGATCCAAGGATAGCTGCAAGACATTAAAAAGCCACTTATTGCTGCATGGAAGGTAAACAGAATGAGAAAAAGGTCTCTAGATTTCTCCTTGAAACATGTTTTGGTGAAGGTGAATTCAGGTTGCGGGGTAATTATTATCTCTTCACGGGCATGCTGTCATTCAAGTAGGATTAGCACACTGCACTCAGATAATACAACAATACAGCAATCTGAACTCACTCTCATTCACATTCAGCTTGTCACCCACACACTCATAGATCATAGACTCTAATCACACCCACACGAGAAAAAGACAATCCACATGCTGCACTCATTTGCATCTTTGTATGTGTTCAGCGCTACTTGCTGAATCACATGAAGCTGCATAACAATTTCAAATGAACCCAAAGTCGCCGCGAGCAGTTCGCTACCGTCAACAGGTGAACCAGGTCCTTGTTGGCATCCAGCCTGGGTGGGATCTGCTGGAGTTGGATCAGCTCGTTGATGTGGTTGTACAGGGCCTGGAGCTTCTGGACGTTCACCTTGTTGTCCTCGACATAATCCGACATGGCCTCATTGACTGAGATCAGGTCTTTGAGGTGGACACCCAGGATGGGGATTTTAAAACCTGTACACTTGTTGTAAGCTTGTCTGTAGTTGTCATAGTTTCTGCAAGAGGACAGCAGGTCTGTCATCTCGTTCAGTACCTGGGGAATGAAATCATTTTTATCATTGTGCTACAGTTATTTTTCTCCAGTATTTTGATCCTTGACTCTAAATGAACTGGACATCGCGTTGCCAGTTACCCTTTACCTTAGTGACTTCACTCGGTACGTGCGACGTGGTGTCTTTCAGTCTGGAGATTGAGCTGTGACATAGGCCTCCCACCACCGCCATTAGTGTGTTGTAGTTGTGCATAAGGTGCAGACTCTGGCGGACACGCACAAGAAACACACGTCAGtccattcacgcacacacacacacttataaaCGCGCAATTAAACTTGTTTCAGGTAGCCTTGGTTATATAATCCACAACAGTGGCATTACATAAGCCACTTAGATCGTTGGCTTTTTCTTACTGCACTCTGATGGTTCGCTCTTTTTTTGGAAATGC
It encodes the following:
- the LOC101480824 gene encoding RAS guanyl-releasing protein 1 isoform X1, translated to MLPSRRTQMDSLVQPLVAQYLAMGCQSKENQNESITSEEKGRDEARVTQGCTSRSRVSPPGRPHRFHKPSPAHTPPSKSVMPLGHLTKGATWEELIQACLQSFDANGCVNGNGHLLNITLTMHRHLISSGDLLDKLVFLFKTAVDSEQPAECQRICYLIRHWIQEFWMMFRLHHSLSDSLDEFRDLIREHGQERLCSLLETKWITERDWSWKASQKIKANSSKKRKVSLLFDHLEPIELAEHLTYLEFKSFCRISFVDYQHYIRSCCMKDIPVMERSIALCNGVSQWVQLMVLSRPTAQLRAEVFTKFIHVAQSLHLMHNYNTLMAVVGGLCHSSISRLKDTTSHVPSEVTKVLNEMTDLLSSCRNYDNYRQAYNKCTGFKIPILGVHLKDLISVNEAMSDYVEDNKVNVQKLQALYNHINELIQLQQIPPRLDANKDLVHLLTLSLDLYYSEDEIYELSYAREPKNCKAPPATPSRPPVFVDWASGVAPKPDPRTISKHVQRMVDSVFKNYDHDENGFINQEDFEKIAASFPFSFCVMDKEKEGQVSREEITAYFMRASVICSKLGLGFVHNFQETTYMKPTFCDNCSGFLWGVIKQGYRCKDCGMNCHKLCKDQVAFECKKNTKVTNATDSPTPSSTPVTTGTSEGSEECPFPYPPDDRRDWSPDSPVTSSSRPRRVHSHTQTDGPEVSPTSASLLVPATPTLTSCPSPIPQRKQRYCAKWENRASVVQKPKEPEEESKPTYETLELENQKLRKANETLRKKLKETEREVEILKTLLKRHALHPVEEDSSS
- the LOC101480824 gene encoding RAS guanyl-releasing protein 1 isoform X2, whose protein sequence is MHRHLISSGDLLDKLVFLFKTAVDSEQPAECQRICYLIRHWIQEFWMMFRLHHSLSDSLDEFRDLIREHGQERLCSLLETKWITERDWSWKASQKIKANSSKKRKVSLLFDHLEPIELAEHLTYLEFKSFCRISFVDYQHYIRSCCMKDIPVMERSIALCNGVSQWVQLMVLSRPTAQLRAEVFTKFIHVAQSLHLMHNYNTLMAVVGGLCHSSISRLKDTTSHVPSEVTKVLNEMTDLLSSCRNYDNYRQAYNKCTGFKIPILGVHLKDLISVNEAMSDYVEDNKVNVQKLQALYNHINELIQLQQIPPRLDANKDLVHLLTLSLDLYYSEDEIYELSYAREPKNCKAPPATPSRPPVFVDWASGVAPKPDPRTISKHVQRMVDSVFKNYDHDENGFINQEDFEKIAASFPFSFCVMDKEKEGQVSREEITAYFMRASVICSKLGLGFVHNFQETTYMKPTFCDNCSGFLWGVIKQGYRCKDCGMNCHKLCKDQVAFECKKNTKVTNATDSPTPSSTPVTTGTSEGSEECPFPYPPDDRRDWSPDSPVTSSSRPRRVHSHTQTDGPEVSPTSASLLVPATPTLTSCPSPIPQRKQRYCAKWENRASVVQKPKEPEEESKPTYETLELENQKLRKANETLRKKLKETEREVEILKTLLKRHALHPVEEDSSS